In the Terriglobales bacterium genome, ATGGTCGAGGCTGGAGCAAACCCGAAGGATGTACAAGGACAGATGCGACACGCGCGCATCTCTACCACCATGGACGTCTACGCGCAGTATGTTCCCGACAGTCAGCGGCGGGCCATTGAGCGCACGATGGCGATGGTGGAAACGCGACAAGCTCAGTTGCAGCAAGTTCACAGCAGAAGAGTCAACTGAATTGGAACGATTTGGAACGGAAAATGCCTGAAGCGAGCGCGCTAAGTGGTTGAAAATATGGTGGAGCTAGTCGGGATCGAACCGACGACCTCATCGTTGCGAACGATGCGCTCTCCCAGCTGAGCTATAGCCCCCCTTGAGGTACTTCGATTTTAACAGTGACTGTGCTGCGCAGGAAGGGTGTTTGCGTGATGTGTAGCGCGTCATTTCGGGGAGATCACCAAAATCAGCCCTACACCTGCAAAAACATGCGCTTCCCCACCACCTGCGGGCGGCGGTTCTGTTATACCAGTGCGCGTTCGCGAGCTTCGGCGGGTAGATACTCGGTGATGTATCCAGCAATGGCACTGGCTGCTACCGTGTAGGGGCTCGCGAGATACATCTGTCCCGGTCCGCTGCGGCCGGGGAAGTTGCGGTTTTGCGCGCTGATAACGATCTGATCGGGACGAGTCGACACTCCCGGACCGGCATTGATGCAGGCGCCACAGCTCGGCTCGATCATTTTAGCTCCGGCCTGGCGGAAGATGTCGAGATAGCCCTTGCGCAAGCAGTACTCGCGCGTTTCCTGCGAGCCGAACTGGATGTAGAACTGGACCGACGGCGAGACGCG is a window encoding:
- a CDS encoding tyrosine-type recombinase/integrase — translated: LVFQSLRRGAPLSDGNVLRRHLRPAAIKLGLDPKKATWRSLRTSCATWMVEAGANPKDVQGQMRHARISTTMDVYAQYVPDSQRRAIERTMAMVETRQAQLQQVHSRRVN